From Geotalea uraniireducens Rf4:
GTCACCGCCCCTCCCGGCAAGCGCATGGGGCATGCCGGGGCGATCATCTCCGGCGGCAAGGGCACGGCAACGGAAAAGGTGGCGGTGCTGGAAGAGTGCGGCATCAGCGTTGCGGCCAGTCCGGCCGAGATGGCCCAGGCGCTGCTGAAGATCTATAAGCCATGAGGAGTAATGGCGTAGCAAGCGCCTTATCTGCTTCATCCTATTAACCGGAGACCGCTGCAATGGGAAAATGTAAAGAAAAACCTAAGTATAACGTCGTATCCATGAGGGTTAGCGATGAAGAAAAGGCAACCCTGATCGAGATGACGCTACAAAGCTGCAAGAGCATTTCCAGGCTTATGCGGGAAGCAATTCGGCTGTATGCCCAGCAGGCAGAGGCTGGCGTCAACCGGAGATGATAAACCGAATTTGAAGGGTGTTGGACGAGCACATACTGCCATGTGTGCTCCTTTCATGGCCGGGGGGAGGTACATCCCCCGGCCAATTTTTCGACAGGCCGGGAAGTAAGCGCAGTTCATAACCAGAGGAGGAACGAATGAGGTCGCCGGTCAGCGCGGCATCCTCAAATGATATTGCAATCCGTGAGAATCTGTTGTATTTCTGAACTTCGCTCTCTACCGCTCTATGTCAGGAAATTCAATGGTTTTCAAACCCATACGTCCGAAAAAAGTCTCAGCACAAATTGCCGAACAGATCCGTTCCTCGATCCTTGCCGGGGAGTTTGCCCCCGGTGACAAGCTCCCTCCCGAACGCGAACTTGCCGAGATGTTCGGCGTGTCGCGCCCTTCGGTGCGCGAGGCGCTCAATATCCTGACCTCTTCGGGACTGGTCATGTCCTATCAGGGTGGCGGGACCATCGTCAAGTCCCTGGTGGATATCTCCGCTGGCAGCCCCCTCGCCGAGCTGATCAAGGGAGAACAGGCGAGGGCTCTCGACGTGATCGAGGTGCGCAAATGCATGGAGGCCTGGACCTCCTATTATGCTGCCCAGCGGGCTCTCCCCGAAGACCTCCGCAAACTGGAGCGGATTGTCGGGGAGATGGAGCGTAACCTGGAGGAGATGAAACCGTCACAGGATCTTGATGCCAATTTCCATATCATCATTGCCCAGGCAACCCACAACGTGGTCTGGCTCCACCTCATGCAGAGCATTTTAGATACCATGAGGGAGTTCCAGCGGGGCGTCTGGCGTGCAGTCTATCTTACCGAAGAAGATCACCGGAACCTTTTTCTGCATCACCGGGCGGTGTTTGAGGCGATCCGGGACCGTGACGCGGAGCGGGCCAGGGATACGATGCTCACCCATCTCACTTTTGCCGAGCACCGCAGCAGTGCTTACGTTACCCAGCAGCAAAAGTAGCAGGACGCATACTGTCATCAGGCAACTTCACTTTTCTTGAGACAATTCTACAAGGTGCGCTATTCGAGAGTTTTCCCTTCTCATACGGTATATTCGCGAAAGCCGCAGAAGTTATCTTCTCGGTGCGCTCTTCCTGGTCGGCACCAACGGCTTTGCCCTGCTTATTCCCTGGCTGTTGAAGCTGGCCATCGACGCACTGCGCCAACCGCTCGCCACACCGCATACCCCGGCCTACTACGCCGCTTTGATAATCGGCGCCGCGCTTCTCCAGGGGATTGTCCGCATCTTTTCCCGCACAACCCTGCTCCATGCGGGCCGCCACATCGAGTACATGATCCGCGAGGACCTCTACGCAAAACTCCTCACCCTGGACCTTCCCTACTTCTCCCGCGAGCGGACCGGCGACATTCTCTCCCGCTTTGCCAACGACCTGACCAATGTCCGCATGCTGCTCGGCTTCGGCGTGCTCAATGTGATCAATACCACGGTTGTCTACCTGGCTGCCCTTTTTCTCATGGTCCACATCAGTCCCTACCTCACCATCTGGGCCATCCTCCCCTTTCCGCTGACCATTATCGCGGTAAAAAGGATGAGCGCCTCCATGTTCCGCCTCTCGCGCAGGGGCCAGGAAGAGCTGTCACGACTCACGAGCCGGGTTGAGGAAAATGTCTCCGCTGCCGCGGTGATCAAGGCTTACTGCCGGGAAGAGGCCGAGATCGAGGCGTTTCGCGGCATCAGTCGGAGCTATCTTGACTGCAACATGGGGATGGCCAGGGTCAGGGGGGCAATGATCCCGATCATGGCCGCCACCGGTGCACTGGGAACGCTCATCGTCCTCTTCATCGGCGGCAGCCGGGTCATCTCCGGGGAACTGACCCTCGGCGACTTCGTCGCCTTCAACGGCTACCTGGCCATGCTCGTCTGGCCGACCCTGATGCTCGGCTGGATCCTCAATCTCATCCAGCGGGGCGCCGCCTCCATGTCGAGGCTCAACGAGGTGCTCGATGCCAAAGCTACCATCAGGGAGCCGGCGCAGCCCGCGGCCATGGGGACGATAGCGGGGAACATCGAGTTCCGCAATCTTTCCTTCACCTATGACAGCGAGCCGTTTTTGCAGGACATCTCGCTGTCGATCCGCAAGGGGATGCGCGTCGGCATTGTCGGCCCTATCGGCAGCGGCAAATCAACCCTGATGCGACTCATCCCCCGCCTCTTCCCGGTGACAGACGGACAGCTCTTCATCGACGGGGTGGACATCAACCGGATTCCGCTTCGGCAGCTGCGCGAGGCCATCGGCTTCGTCCCCCAGGAGAGTTTTCTCTTTTCCCGCACCGTCGGCGACAATGTTGCTTACGGCAAAGAAGGGGCGACAGCAGCGGAGATCGAGGCAGTCGCCAGCCTGGCGAGCCTGGCGGGGGATATAGAGCGGTTCCCCGACGGCTATGCCACGCTGGTCGGGGAGCGCGGGGTTACTCTCTCCGGCGGCCAGAAGCAACGGACCGCCATAGCCCGTGCGTTGCTGAAGGATCCGGCCATCCTCATTCTTGACGACCCCCTGTCGGCGGTGGATGCCCGGACCGAGGAGGATATCCTCCGCGGCTTTGCCGACTACTTCGGCGACCGTACCGTCCTCATCGTCTCCCATCGTCTCTCGGCCCTGCGCGACTGCAACCTGATCATCGTCCTGGACAAGGGGCGGATCGTCGAGCAGGGGAGCCACGGGGAACTGCAGGCTCTGGGCGGCCGGTATGCGGCGATTCACCGCGAGCAGCAGTTAAGGCAAGAGATAGAGGGGTATTGAATGCACTTCGGCGGCATCTATGAAGACGAAATAGTCGGCAAGGCCTACGATCGACGGCTCATGGCGCGCTTCATCCGCCATGTCCTCCCCTACCGGCGGCTGGTGGTGGGCACGCTGCTCATTCTGCCGCTCTTGGCGGCGGCCAAGCTGGCCCAGCCCTGGCTTTTGAAGATCGCCATCGACAACCATATCGTCGCCGGCCGGATGGATGGATTGCCGCTCGTTGCCGCGTACTACCTGGCCCTGATCCTCGCCGAATCGCTCCTGACTTTTGTCGAGGTCTACTATCTCCAGTACCTGGGGCAGCGGGTCATGTTCGACCTGCGCATTGAGCTGTTCAGCCATATCCAGCGGCTTTCCACGCGCTTTTTCGATCGCACCCCGGTGGGGAGCCTGGTGACGCGGCTCACCAGCGATGTGGAGGTGCTGGGGGAGATGTTCGCCGCCGGGGTCATCACCGTTGTCGGCGATATCCTCGTGCTGGCGGGGATCGTCGGCATCATGCTCTGGATGAACCTGCGCCTGTCGCTGGTTACCTTTTCCGTGTTGCCGTTCCTCCTCTGGATCGCCTTCACCTTCCGTAACCGGATGCGCACCGCCTTCCGCCAGGTGCGGGCAAGGCTGGCCAACCTCAACACCTTCCTGGCGGAAAACATCGGTGGCATGGCGGTGGTGCAGCTCTTCAACCGGCAGCGCGCGGAGCAGGAGGAATTCCGCCGTCTCAACGCCGCTTACCGGGATGCCAACCTGCCGGTCATCACTTGGGATGCGGCCCTCTACGCTTTGGTCGAGGCACTTTCTGCCGTGGCAGTCGGCCTCATCATCTGGTACGGAGGGGGAGAGATCGTTCATGGCAGCCTCACCTTCGGCGCGCTGGTCGCCTTTATCCAGTACATCGAGAAATTCTTCTCGCCGATCCGCGATCTGTCGGCCAAGTATTCGGTCATGCAGGGGGCGATGGCGGCCCTGGAGAGGATATACCGGCTGCTAGACACGGAATCTTCCCCCTCACCCCAACCCTCTCCTTTAGGCCCGCTGTTTGGGTCCACCGGGGGAGAGGGGGCCATTGAAGCCCCTCTCCCCTTGGAAAAGGGTGGCGCGGAGCACCGGGTAATGGAACCATCCCCACCCTTCATCGAATTCAAGGACGTCTGGTTCGCCTACCAGGGTGAAGAGTATGTCCTCAAGGGATTCAATCTCCGGCTCAAGCGGGGGGAGAAGGTGGCGCTCGTCGGGGAGACCGGCGGCGGCAAGACGACAGTGACACGGCTTCTGTCGAGGCTTTACGATGTGAATCTCGGCTCCATCACCATCGACGGGGTCGACATCCGCGACCTCCCCCTTGACCAGTTGCGCAGGAAAATCGGCATCGTGCTTCAGGACCCCTACCTATTCACCGGCACGATCGCCTATAACATCGCTCTCGGCGATGCACGGGCAGGGGAGCGGATGGCGCAGGCTGTCCGGGTGGTCGGCGCCGACCGCTTCATCAGCCGCCTTGCCAACGGTTTCAGCGAAGAAGTGCGGGAGCGGGGGGTGAACTTCTCTGCCGGGGAGCGTCAGCTCATCTCCTTTGCCCGGGCGGTGGCCTTCGACCCGGAGATCCTCGTTCTCGACGAGGCGACCGCCAGCGTCGACAGCGAAGCTGAAAGGCTGATCGAGGAGGGGCTCAAAGGTCTTCTCTCCGGCCGGACCTCATTGGTGGTGGCCCACCGCCTCTCCACCATTCAGGACGCCGACCGGATAGTCGTCATCCACCGGGGCGAAAAGATGGAGGAAGGGAGCCACCGGGAGCTGCTGGCGGCAAAGGGGCTCTATTACCGGCTATATCAGTTGCAGTTCAAGGATTGACGGTACTTTCAAAGGGAAGGCCATCATCTATGGTGAGCGGCAGGTACGGAAAAACAACGCTCATGCATGAAATTGTACGGGAGAGCAATGAGACCGAGATTTGGCAAGAGTTGAGACGACACCTTTGAATTCTTGCATGCCAGATACAAATTGCTTTAACCATTGGAACCCCCTATAATCCGTGGTCATCTTGAATTCAATCACTCTGGGGCTGAAAAGTCTTTTCGTGATGGAGGCGTTATGACAAGCAAATCCTTGCCGGTTCGCGGCAACTTATCCTTCGAAGAGCTGAAAAAGCTCAATGAGCATGGCGCGCAATACTGGAGCGCCCGCAAGTTACAGCCACTATTGGGATACACCCAGTGGCGGCGCTTCGAGGATGCGATCAAACGGGCAATGATCTCCTGCGGGCAGTCAGGGAATAATCCCGATTATCATTTTGCCGGCGCCGGCAAAATGATCGAACTCGGAAGTGGGAAGGAAGTACGCGAGACAATCAAGCGTTCTGTAACCACGTAATGCGCTGTTAGCATCTTACGTTCCTAATGCTAGCCAGTGAAAATGTAAAATTGGGCGAAGTAAGGTAAAAGCGATTGGCAATAACGACTTATTGTGTCGTAACCCCATCATAACATGGCAATAAGCAACCATCTTTGCTGGTAGGGACAAATTACATTTTG
This genomic window contains:
- a CDS encoding ribbon-helix-helix protein, CopG family yields the protein MGKCKEKPKYNVVSMRVSDEEKATLIEMTLQSCKSISRLMREAIRLYAQQAEAGVNRR
- a CDS encoding FadR/GntR family transcriptional regulator, with the translated sequence MVFKPIRPKKVSAQIAEQIRSSILAGEFAPGDKLPPERELAEMFGVSRPSVREALNILTSSGLVMSYQGGGTIVKSLVDISAGSPLAELIKGEQARALDVIEVRKCMEAWTSYYAAQRALPEDLRKLERIVGEMERNLEEMKPSQDLDANFHIIIAQATHNVVWLHLMQSILDTMREFQRGVWRAVYLTEEDHRNLFLHHRAVFEAIRDRDAERARDTMLTHLTFAEHRSSAYVTQQQK
- a CDS encoding ABC transporter ATP-binding protein translates to MRESRRSYLLGALFLVGTNGFALLIPWLLKLAIDALRQPLATPHTPAYYAALIIGAALLQGIVRIFSRTTLLHAGRHIEYMIREDLYAKLLTLDLPYFSRERTGDILSRFANDLTNVRMLLGFGVLNVINTTVVYLAALFLMVHISPYLTIWAILPFPLTIIAVKRMSASMFRLSRRGQEELSRLTSRVEENVSAAAVIKAYCREEAEIEAFRGISRSYLDCNMGMARVRGAMIPIMAATGALGTLIVLFIGGSRVISGELTLGDFVAFNGYLAMLVWPTLMLGWILNLIQRGAASMSRLNEVLDAKATIREPAQPAAMGTIAGNIEFRNLSFTYDSEPFLQDISLSIRKGMRVGIVGPIGSGKSTLMRLIPRLFPVTDGQLFIDGVDINRIPLRQLREAIGFVPQESFLFSRTVGDNVAYGKEGATAAEIEAVASLASLAGDIERFPDGYATLVGERGVTLSGGQKQRTAIARALLKDPAILILDDPLSAVDARTEEDILRGFADYFGDRTVLIVSHRLSALRDCNLIIVLDKGRIVEQGSHGELQALGGRYAAIHREQQLRQEIEGY
- a CDS encoding ABC transporter ATP-binding protein — protein: MHFGGIYEDEIVGKAYDRRLMARFIRHVLPYRRLVVGTLLILPLLAAAKLAQPWLLKIAIDNHIVAGRMDGLPLVAAYYLALILAESLLTFVEVYYLQYLGQRVMFDLRIELFSHIQRLSTRFFDRTPVGSLVTRLTSDVEVLGEMFAAGVITVVGDILVLAGIVGIMLWMNLRLSLVTFSVLPFLLWIAFTFRNRMRTAFRQVRARLANLNTFLAENIGGMAVVQLFNRQRAEQEEFRRLNAAYRDANLPVITWDAALYALVEALSAVAVGLIIWYGGGEIVHGSLTFGALVAFIQYIEKFFSPIRDLSAKYSVMQGAMAALERIYRLLDTESSPSPQPSPLGPLFGSTGGEGAIEAPLPLEKGGAEHRVMEPSPPFIEFKDVWFAYQGEEYVLKGFNLRLKRGEKVALVGETGGGKTTVTRLLSRLYDVNLGSITIDGVDIRDLPLDQLRRKIGIVLQDPYLFTGTIAYNIALGDARAGERMAQAVRVVGADRFISRLANGFSEEVRERGVNFSAGERQLISFARAVAFDPEILVLDEATASVDSEAERLIEEGLKGLLSGRTSLVVAHRLSTIQDADRIVVIHRGEKMEEGSHRELLAAKGLYYRLYQLQFKD